Proteins co-encoded in one Syngnathoides biaculeatus isolate LvHL_M chromosome 22, ASM1980259v1, whole genome shotgun sequence genomic window:
- the LOC133495721 gene encoding cytochrome c oxidase assembly factor 3 homolog, mitochondrial, with amino-acid sequence MADKAPKQSDVPFATRINPSKEDLSPEQLHFIRQVELEQWKKKTQKLRTRNVLTGFAIGALVLGIYGYTFYSVSQERIMDEMDEEAKRARAPKTGAN; translated from the exons ATGGCAGACAAGGCGCCGAAACAGTCTGACGTCCCGTTCGCGACCAGGATAAACCCGAGCAAGGAGGACCTGTCCCCGGAGCAGCTGCACTTCATCAGGCAGGTCGAACTGGAGCAGTGGAAGAAGAAGACGCAGAAGCTGCGGACGCGAAACGTGCTTACCGGGTTCGCCATTGGAGCCCTTGTGCTGGGCATCT ATGGCTACACATTTTACTCGGTCTCCCAGGAGCGCATCATGGACGAGATGGACGAGGAGGCCAAGCGTGCTCGGGCACCGAAGACGGGCGCCAACTGA
- the cntd1 gene encoding uncharacterized protein cntd1 isoform X1, which yields MAMARQSQASPQSFKFRRASFEMLTDCLANLNEKNKDNLRSLSTSSGIFKEKIIFEYTLQICQELRLDPPTAYHAVELLQKFMVKHITNLLTPAGASRVETSAREDAAFEQLQGKFVLIVFSCVQLASKLSLHSQIIDINMGVRFLRSVGLDFSKQAVLESELMVLKGLEFRLDPPNPLTYVEILLEVLDLNLTHIRRPQRAERPRGAPAPPLLPLAPVCQPAAPHSLQRPAGCHHGEPQSHRRAEREVHGGNGRLHAPGCGCHRRRRLHPPRQRLGAGGERTEPHHRNFHHQHQRFRPRHARARRRNPRKRPVIFNGLLCSLESLKYISPDVHVHLQCVCVCVCVFCCMLAMCLVIHQSRCQFEAATMVPVLHRHQSVSFMYQSLEGTEMIGHSS from the exons ATGGCGATGGCGAGGCAAAGTCAGGCGAGTCCTCAAAGTTTCAAGTTTCGACGAGCCTCCTTCGAGATGCTGACGGACTGTCTAGCGAATCTCAAcgagaaaaacaaagataacCTCCGTAGTTTGTCCACCTCCAGCGGAATCTTCAAGGAGAAAATAATATTTG AATACACTCTGCAGATATGTCAAGAGCTCAGACTGGACCCGCCCACTGCGTACCACGCTGTCGAATTGCTTCAAAA GTTCATGGTCAAGCACATCACGAACTTGCTGACACCTGCAGGCGCGAGCAGGGTTGAGACAAGTGCCCGCGAGGACGCCGCGTTCGAGCAGCTGCAAGGGAAGTTCGTCTTGATCGTATTTTCCTGCGTGCAGCTGGCGAGCAAGTTGTCGCTCCACAGCCAA attattgACATCAACATGGGCGTGCGCTTCCTGCGCTCGGTCGGCCTGGATTTCTCCAAGCAGGCCGTGCTGGAATCGGAACTGATGGTCCTAAAGGGCCTCGAGTTCCGACTGGACCCTCCCAACCCGCTCACCTACGTGGAAATCCTTCTGGAGGTGCTTG ATCTGAACTTGACCCACATCCGCAGGCCACAACGAGCCGAGCGCCCCCGTGGAGCGCCTGCACCACCTTTGCTGCCACTTGCTCCAGTTTGTCAGCCTGCAGCGCCGCACTCTCTACAACGCCCTGCTGGCTGTCACCACGGAGAGCCGCAATCCCACCGCAGAGCAGAG AGAGAAGTTCATGGCGGTAACGGAAGACTGCATGCTCCTGGGTGTGGGTGtcatcgccgccgccgccttcatCCTCCACGTCAAAGACTGGGAGCAG GTGGTGAAAGAACTGAGCCACATCACAGGAATTTCCACCACCAGCATCAGCGATTTCGCCCGCGTCACGCTCGTGCTCGTCGTCGAAACCCCCGCAAACGGCCAGTGATCTTTAATGGTCTCTTGTGTTCACTCGAGTCATTAAAATACATCTCTCCCGATGTGCATGTACatcttcagtgtgtgtgtgtgtgtgtgtgtgtgttttgttgtaTGCTAGCTATGTGCCTCGTCATTCATCAGTCCAGATGTCAGTTCGAAGCAGCAACAATGGTTCCAGTGCTTCATCGTCATCAGTCAGTCTCCTTTATGTATCAATCATTGGAGGGAACGGAAATGATTGGTCACTCTAGTTGA
- the cntd1 gene encoding cyclin N-terminal domain-containing protein 1 isoform X2, with protein MAMARQSQASPQSFKFRRASFEMLTDCLANLNEKNKDNLRSLSTSSGIFKEKIIFEYTLQICQELRLDPPTAYHAVELLQKFMVKHITNLLTPAGASRVETSAREDAAFEQLQGKFVLIVFSCVQLASKLSLHSQIIDINMGVRFLRSVGLDFSKQAVLESELMVLKGLEFRLDPPNPLTYVEILLEVLGHNEPSAPVERLHHLCCHLLQFVSLQRRTLYNALLAVTTESRNPTAEQREKFMAVTEDCMLLGVGVIAAAAFILHVKDWEQVVKELSHITGISTTSISDFARVTLVLVVETPANGQ; from the exons ATGGCGATGGCGAGGCAAAGTCAGGCGAGTCCTCAAAGTTTCAAGTTTCGACGAGCCTCCTTCGAGATGCTGACGGACTGTCTAGCGAATCTCAAcgagaaaaacaaagataacCTCCGTAGTTTGTCCACCTCCAGCGGAATCTTCAAGGAGAAAATAATATTTG AATACACTCTGCAGATATGTCAAGAGCTCAGACTGGACCCGCCCACTGCGTACCACGCTGTCGAATTGCTTCAAAA GTTCATGGTCAAGCACATCACGAACTTGCTGACACCTGCAGGCGCGAGCAGGGTTGAGACAAGTGCCCGCGAGGACGCCGCGTTCGAGCAGCTGCAAGGGAAGTTCGTCTTGATCGTATTTTCCTGCGTGCAGCTGGCGAGCAAGTTGTCGCTCCACAGCCAA attattgACATCAACATGGGCGTGCGCTTCCTGCGCTCGGTCGGCCTGGATTTCTCCAAGCAGGCCGTGCTGGAATCGGAACTGATGGTCCTAAAGGGCCTCGAGTTCCGACTGGACCCTCCCAACCCGCTCACCTACGTGGAAATCCTTCTGGAGGTGCTTG GCCACAACGAGCCGAGCGCCCCCGTGGAGCGCCTGCACCACCTTTGCTGCCACTTGCTCCAGTTTGTCAGCCTGCAGCGCCGCACTCTCTACAACGCCCTGCTGGCTGTCACCACGGAGAGCCGCAATCCCACCGCAGAGCAGAG AGAGAAGTTCATGGCGGTAACGGAAGACTGCATGCTCCTGGGTGTGGGTGtcatcgccgccgccgccttcatCCTCCACGTCAAAGACTGGGAGCAG GTGGTGAAAGAACTGAGCCACATCACAGGAATTTCCACCACCAGCATCAGCGATTTCGCCCGCGTCACGCTCGTGCTCGTCGTCGAAACCCCCGCAAACGGCCAGTGA